From Nicotiana tabacum cultivar K326 chromosome 22, ASM71507v2, whole genome shotgun sequence, one genomic window encodes:
- the LOC142176695 gene encoding uncharacterized protein LOC142176695 → MKKDYFVYLAVAEVAVSEVLIREDKGKQSPIYYVSKSLLDAETRYTHLEKLALALVMAARKLRPYFQCHPISVVTAYPLRNILHEQELPGRLAKWAIELSDYDIIYQPSAAIKSQILTYFVTDFNTKIIPKVEKELQIFTGANRGTWTLFTDGSSNVKGASLDIVLILPSVESIKQAIKCYPITNNEAEYEAVIVGLELVRELSIEQIMIKSDSQLVVNQMQGTYTAREAQMQQYLKKARELAKQFQSWKIVQIPREENAEADALTNLASVAEVRSKENAIVIHLFHSALDQDKHEVSFNNLTWDWRNEIVNFLQYGIVPVGKKESQVLQRKAARYCIIRDNLYRKMFGGPLERCFGPNQMEYVMREVHEGNCGNHAGGRSLVKTLIRAGYY, encoded by the coding sequence ATGAAGAAAGACTATTTTGTATATCTTGCAGTTGCAGAAGTAGCTGTAAGTGAAGTTTTAATAAGGGAGgataaaggtaaacaatctcctatttattatgttagtaaatctttatTAGATGCTGAAACTAGATATACTCATCTAGAGAAACTAGCCTTAGCATTAGTCATGGCAGCTAGGAAATtgagaccatattttcaatgccatcctatCTCCGTAGTAACTGCATATCCATTAAGGAATATTTTGCATGAACAAGAATTGCCAGGAAGACTAGCCAAGTGGGCAATAGAACTAAGTGACTATGACATTATTTATCAACCTAGTGCAGCAATAAAGTCTCAAATTTTAACATATTTCGTCACAgattttaatacaaaaataattcctAAAGTAGAAAAGGAATTACAAATTTTTACTGGAGCTAATCGAGGTACATGGACTTTATTTACTGATGGCTCTTCAAATGTCAAAGGAGCCAGTTTAGATATTGTCTTAATCCTACCCTCAGTTGAAAGTATAAAACAAGCAATTAAATGTTACCCtattactaacaatgaagcagagtatgaagctgtaaTTGTAGGTTTGGAACTAGTACGAGAACTCTCCATAGAGCAAATCATGATTAAAAGTGACTCACAACTTGTAGTGAATCAGATGCAGGGGACTTACACTGCTAGAGAGGCACAAATGCAACAATACTTGAAAAAGGCACGAGAACTGGCCAAGCAATTCCAATCATGGAAGATCGTGCAAATACCCcgggaagaaaatgcagaagcagacgcGTTGACTAACCTTGCTTCAGTTGCAGAAGTAAGGAGTAAAGAAAATGCTATTgtaatacatttatttcattcagcacttgaCCAGGATAAACATGAGGTaagctttaataatttaacctgggattggagaaacgagattGTTAACTTTTTGCAGTACGGGATCGTACCTGTAGGCAAGAAAGAATCTCAAGTGCTTCAACGAAAAGCTGCTCGTTACTGCATAATTCGAGATAATTTATATCGAAAAATGTTTGGCGGTCCTTTAGAAAGGTGCTTTGGACCCAATCAAATGGAGTACGTGATGAGGGAAGTACATGAAGGAAATTGCGGAAATCACGCAGGTGGAAGATCTTTAGTTAAAACACTAATCAGGGCAGGATACTACtag